The following are from one region of the Brienomyrus brachyistius isolate T26 chromosome 4, BBRACH_0.4, whole genome shotgun sequence genome:
- the LOC125740507 gene encoding NACHT, LRR and PYD domains-containing protein 1-like, giving the protein MQDTAKFMESEKPSSLKHCRASTSVTVAWNWIPELGSNNEHLFTPDVEETTNKTEYRFQAKHPGRFFCCVTGLVFVMEFSGVVIYSFCSWEKAPKTPGSWSPAGPLFGVECPQGTLKELHLPHCEMSCADGNLAVAHVTEDNVEILQPLEVTDTHVVISLTSLSLFGVIKRKLFPKVRGHVLLLLRPIDKVLNVFLLPLNVPPDQVHKQEQQRQNIFIPTSSKCKLIHNERYRISCDHEAIRGIQPEVTTQTTTNEHILIYPMSS; this is encoded by the exons ATGCAAGACACAGCAAAATTCATGGAGAGTGAGAAGCCTTCATCTCTGAAACATTGTAGAGCTTCCACGTCTGTCACTGTCGCCTGGAATTGGATTCCGGAGCTG GGGTCAAACAATGAGCACTTATTTACACCAGATGTGGAGGAAACAACTAACAAGACAGAATACAG GTTCCAGGCGAAACATCCTGGAAGGTTCTTCTGCTGCGTCACAGGCTTGGTGTTTGTGATGGAGTTCAGCGGGGTGGTGATCTACAGCTTCTGCTCCTGGGAAAAAGCCCCCAAGACCCCCGGCAGCTGGAGTCCAGCAGGGCCCCTTTTTGGCGTCGAGTGTCCCCAAGGGACCCTGAAGGAGCTGCACCTCCCTCACTGTGAGATGTCATGTGCAG ATGGTAACCTGGCTGTAGCACATGTAACCGAAGACAATGTGGAGATTCTGCAGCCACTGGAGGTGACAGACACACATGTGGTCATCAGTCTCACCAGCCTCTCTCTTTTTGGTGTCATAAAGAGGAAATTATTCCCCAAGGTCCGAGGGCATGTGCTACTACTGCTCCGGCCCATAGATAAAGTCTTGAATGTGTTCTTGCTGCCCCTGAATGTGCCTCCTGACCAG GTGCACAAGCAGGAGCAACAGAGACAAAACATTTTCATTCCTACCAGCTCTAAGTGCAAACTCATTCATAATGAGCGATACAGGATTTCCTGTGACCACGAGGCTATAAGGGGGATCCAGCCAGAGGTGACGACCCAAACCACGACCAACGAACACATATTAATATATCCAATGTCCAGCTGA